Proteins encoded by one window of Orbaceae bacterium BiB:
- the lpxB gene encoding lipid-A-disaccharide synthase: MNKPQQRMLTIAIVAGETSGDILGAGLIRSLRTHYPNIRFIGIAGPKMQAEGCEAWYQMDELSVMGIVEVLGKLRRILFIRKDITKKIQTLKPDLFIGIDAPDFNLCLEGKLKQSGIKTIHYVSPSVWAWKQKRVFKIKRNTDLILTFLPFEKAFYDKYQVPCRFIGHKMADDIALCPDKIGLREKLNIPLDAKVLSLLPGSRHAEVTLLSEPFLKAAQLIAIAIPNLYIVVPLANSKRRVEFEEIKALIAPNLSVQLLDGQAREAMIASDAAILASGTVALECMLAKCPMVVGYKMKPFTFWLAKKLVKTPYVSLPNILAGKEIVPELLQDDCTAENIAQQIIGIFNSDNSSLKETFLSLHQQIRCNADEQAAQAVLDVIGVKL, from the coding sequence ATGAATAAGCCGCAGCAACGAATGTTAACCATTGCGATTGTCGCTGGAGAAACTTCTGGCGATATTCTGGGAGCTGGTTTAATTCGTTCCCTCCGCACACATTATCCTAATATCCGTTTTATTGGTATTGCTGGTCCTAAAATGCAGGCTGAGGGCTGCGAAGCTTGGTATCAAATGGATGAATTATCTGTAATGGGAATTGTCGAAGTTTTAGGTAAGCTAAGACGAATTTTATTCATTCGCAAAGATATCACTAAAAAAATTCAAACATTAAAGCCAGATCTATTTATTGGTATTGATGCTCCTGATTTTAATCTCTGTTTAGAAGGTAAGTTAAAACAATCAGGAATCAAAACTATTCATTATGTTAGTCCTTCAGTTTGGGCATGGAAACAAAAGCGAGTGTTTAAGATTAAACGTAATACGGATTTAATTTTAACATTTTTGCCTTTTGAAAAAGCTTTTTATGATAAATATCAGGTACCTTGTCGTTTCATTGGTCACAAAATGGCTGATGATATTGCATTATGCCCAGATAAAATAGGTTTGCGAGAAAAACTGAATATTCCTTTAGATGCAAAAGTATTATCTTTACTCCCAGGGAGTCGGCATGCTGAAGTTACGCTGTTGTCTGAACCATTTTTGAAAGCAGCGCAATTAATCGCTATTGCTATTCCTAATTTATATATTGTTGTTCCTCTAGCAAATTCCAAAAGACGGGTGGAGTTTGAGGAGATTAAGGCGCTGATTGCTCCGAATTTGTCGGTACAGCTACTTGATGGTCAAGCAAGGGAAGCGATGATTGCGAGTGATGCTGCTATTTTAGCATCTGGTACTGTCGCCTTAGAGTGTATGCTCGCTAAATGCCCAATGGTAGTGGGTTATAAAATGAAACCTTTTACATTTTGGTTAGCTAAAAAATTGGTTAAAACACCTTATGTCTCTTTGCCAAATATTTTAGCCGGTAAAGAAATTGTTCCCGAATTATTGCAAGATGACTGCACGGCGGAGAATATTGCTCAGCAAATTATCGGTATTTTCAATAGTGATAATTCATCCCTCAAAGAGACTTTTTTATCACTTCATCAACAAATTCGTTGTAATGCTGATGAACAGGCTGCACAGGCGGTATTAGATGTGATTGGAGTTAAACTATGA
- the lpxA gene encoding acyl-ACP--UDP-N-acetylglucosamine O-acyltransferase: MAIDKLAVIHPSSIIEDGAVIGANVKIGPFCFIGKNVEIGEGTELKSHVVVNGHTKIGRDNQIYQFASIGEVNQDLKYQGEPTRTEIGDRNRIRESVTIHRGTVQGTNLTRIGSDNLLMINAHVAHDCQIGNRCILANNATLGGHVELDDFVIIGGMTAVHQFCIIGSHVMVGGCSGVAQDVPPYVIAQGNHAIPHGVNLEGLKRRGFSKEALHAIRNSYKELYRNGLSLDEAKEQIGIIAAQHPEAQLFLDFFARSTRGIIR, encoded by the coding sequence ATGGCAATTGATAAATTAGCTGTAATTCACCCAAGCTCTATCATTGAAGATGGAGCAGTTATTGGTGCTAATGTAAAAATAGGACCGTTTTGTTTTATTGGTAAAAATGTTGAAATTGGTGAAGGCACTGAGCTTAAGTCTCATGTCGTGGTTAATGGTCATACAAAAATCGGTCGAGATAATCAAATTTATCAATTTGCTTCAATCGGTGAAGTTAATCAGGACTTGAAGTATCAGGGTGAACCAACCCGTACTGAAATTGGTGATCGCAATCGCATTCGAGAAAGCGTAACGATCCATCGTGGTACAGTGCAAGGGACTAATTTGACCCGTATTGGTAGTGATAATTTATTAATGATCAATGCCCATGTTGCCCACGATTGTCAAATTGGTAATCGTTGTATTCTAGCGAATAACGCGACACTTGGTGGCCATGTTGAACTTGATGATTTTGTTATTATTGGTGGTATGACTGCCGTTCATCAGTTTTGTATTATTGGTTCTCATGTTATGGTCGGTGGTTGTTCTGGCGTTGCTCAAGATGTTCCACCTTATGTTATTGCGCAAGGTAACCACGCCATCCCTCATGGCGTTAATCTTGAAGGATTGAAGCGTCGTGGTTTTAGTAAAGAAGCTTTGCACGCAATACGTAATAGTTATAAAGAGTTATATCGTAATGGTTTATCTTTGGATGAAGCCAAAGAGCAAATCGGTATCATTGCAGCTCAGCACCCTGAAGCTCAGCTATTCCTTGATTTTTTTGCTCGTTCTACTCGTGGAATTATTCGTTAA
- a CDS encoding efflux RND transporter periplasmic adaptor subunit: MKKNLKLIIVAIIVVICIALYFFVFKTSDDIHYITVPVHKQNISQEVSATGEVTAIQLVTVGAQVSGQIETLYVKLGQTIKKGDLIAQIDSTTQQNTYDTEEAKLESYRAQYEASKVQLVVAKSEFDRQTTLYAQKATSKASLEEAESAYATAKSKVVELKSSISQTQISLNTAKVNLGYTKITSPLDGTVVSIPVEEGQTVNAAMSTPTIVQIADLSEMKILMEISEGDINKIKPGMPVTYSILSSPDEVFTTTLKEIDPGLTTLTNGSYAQGDSSDQAIYYYGRLEVPNPEGKLRIGMTTQDTIKIAHKDDVLTIPVSAIVERNGKNYVKVQGSDNLIVEKVITTGLSDGINIEVTSGLTEGEKVVLSQMTTQEINSSMGNVRGPRMM; the protein is encoded by the coding sequence ATGAAAAAGAATCTCAAACTTATTATTGTTGCTATTATTGTAGTGATTTGTATCGCACTATACTTTTTTGTGTTTAAGACGAGTGATGATATCCATTACATCACTGTTCCTGTACATAAACAAAATATTAGCCAAGAAGTGAGTGCAACGGGTGAAGTTACGGCAATTCAACTTGTCACCGTTGGTGCTCAGGTTTCCGGCCAAATTGAGACGCTATATGTTAAGCTTGGGCAAACGATTAAAAAAGGCGATTTAATTGCTCAAATTGACTCAACAACACAGCAAAATACTTATGATACCGAAGAGGCTAAATTAGAAAGTTATCGGGCTCAGTATGAGGCATCAAAAGTTCAACTTGTTGTTGCAAAATCAGAGTTTGATAGACAAACAACGTTATATGCACAAAAAGCAACATCGAAAGCCAGTTTAGAAGAGGCAGAAAGCGCCTATGCAACAGCAAAATCTAAGGTTGTTGAACTTAAGTCATCAATATCTCAAACGCAGATATCATTAAATACCGCTAAAGTAAACTTAGGTTATACCAAAATAACTTCACCACTTGATGGTACCGTGGTATCTATTCCAGTAGAAGAAGGACAAACAGTTAATGCGGCAATGTCCACACCGACCATCGTACAGATCGCTGATTTAAGTGAAATGAAGATCTTGATGGAGATTTCAGAAGGGGATATTAATAAAATTAAACCGGGGATGCCTGTAACCTATTCTATTTTATCGTCTCCAGATGAGGTGTTTACGACAACATTAAAAGAGATTGATCCAGGTCTAACAACATTGACTAATGGTAGCTACGCTCAAGGTGATAGTTCTGACCAAGCGATATACTATTATGGACGTCTTGAAGTGCCTAATCCAGAAGGGAAATTACGTATTGGTATGACAACTCAAGATACTATTAAAATTGCTCATAAAGACGATGTATTAACCATCCCCGTTTCAGCAATCGTTGAACGTAATGGTAAAAACTATGTCAAGGTTCAAGGAAGTGATAATCTGATTGTCGAAAAAGTTATTACTACCGGTCTATCTGATGGTATTAATATTGAGGTTACGAGTGGATTAACTGAAGGTGAGAAAGTCGTCTTATCACAAATGACAACACAGGAAATTAACAGTTCAATGGGGAATGTAAGAGGCCCTCGTATGATGTAA
- the rnhB gene encoding ribonuclease HII translates to MIFVYPLDAGLIAGVDEVGRGPLCGDVVTAAVILDSKKPIVGLTDSKKTSEKKREYLFDIIKRDALAWCVARASVAEIDSLNILHATMLAMQRAVAGLSIKPDLVLVDGNRAPDFGIPAQPVVKGDSLVQEISAASILAKVTRDREMAELDKIYPHYGLAQHKGYPTKSHLDAIAQHGVNQIYRTSFAPVKKLLTR, encoded by the coding sequence ATGATCTTTGTTTATCCACTCGATGCTGGTTTAATCGCGGGTGTCGATGAAGTGGGACGTGGGCCACTATGTGGTGATGTTGTCACTGCTGCGGTTATTTTAGATTCTAAAAAACCGATTGTTGGTCTCACTGATTCAAAAAAAACCTCAGAGAAAAAACGTGAATATCTGTTCGATATTATTAAACGTGATGCATTAGCATGGTGTGTTGCAAGAGCTAGTGTTGCAGAAATTGATTCATTAAATATTTTGCATGCAACGATGCTAGCGATGCAAAGGGCTGTTGCCGGTTTATCCATAAAACCTGATTTAGTCTTAGTTGATGGTAATCGAGCCCCTGATTTTGGGATTCCAGCACAACCCGTTGTTAAAGGCGATAGTTTAGTACAAGAGATTAGTGCTGCATCGATTTTAGCAAAAGTGACGAGAGATCGGGAAATGGCTGAGCTTGATAAAATCTATCCACATTATGGATTAGCCCAACATAAAGGTTATCCAACAAAATCGCACTTAGATGCGATAGCTCAACATGGCGTGAATCAGATTTATCGCACCAGTTTTGCACCGGTAAAAAAATTATTAACTCGCTAG